tcctctgacttcccctGCTTACCGCAGCCTCATTTTCCTCAGCCGTTTATGAGGTGAGGTCTCCAGCAGCCAGTGCAAGCACTTACCCTGGGGACTGGTGGTGGTGCCCCAGCCAGAAACGCGACAGCAGGTGCCAGTGGGTAGGCAGTCGTCCGGGGAGAGTGGCAGAGTACGGATGTGGCTGCTGAGCTGGACTGGGGACTTCAGCTCCAGAAGCATGATGTCGTGGTCATGGTTCAGGTGGGTGGGGCTGACCTGGTATTCAGGATGGGGGATAGAGCGGACCACCTCCATTGCCTGCTCGCCGTTCTCCACACGCCCCAGGGCATGCTTGCCTAGGTGAACTGTGTACCCACTGTGGTGCAGGAAGTGGCAGGGAAGAGACAGATGAGCccacctctgccccaccccagccccagcctccccccaTCCTGCACTCAAGGCCCCACATACTCTTTTCTGCAGTGAGCTGCGGTGAGTATCCATTTGGGGTGAACCAGAACGCCTCCACAGAGAAGCCGTCCATGGACCAGTAGAGCTGCCTGCCAAGGCTGAGAGTGGGGGAGGCAGGTGTAGCCACCTGGGAGAAAACCGTTGGTCCCATTGGTCCCACTGAGAATCTTGGGATAGTCCCGGGAGATTCCTGTCAAAGACAAGAAAACTGTCAGAGAATTGGGgctaaggaagaagaagaaaggccagTGCTGTGGTTCCGGACTTGGAGAAAGGGTCAGATTATTGTTTTGGCTCACCATGGACTGAGGATTCATTTGCTATCCTCTAAGTTGCCATGTTCTATCCAGTGGGGATGAGTCAGGCAGACATTTCACCTGTACC
The nucleotide sequence above comes from Peromyscus maniculatus bairdii isolate BWxNUB_F1_BW_parent chromosome 1, HU_Pman_BW_mat_3.1, whole genome shotgun sequence. Encoded proteins:
- the Klk13 gene encoding kallikrein-13 encodes the protein MWPLVAAIACLTVALSGGISRDYPKILSGTNGTNGFLPGGYTCLPHSQPWQAALLVHGRLLCGGVLVHPKWILTAAHCRKDGYTVHLGKHALGRVENGEQAMEVVRSIPHPEYQVSPTHLNHDHDIMLLELKSPVQLSSHIRTLPLSPDDCLPTGTCCRVSGWGTTTSPQVNYPKTLQCANIELRSDEECRQVYPGKITANMLCAGTKEGGKDSCEGDSGGPLVCNGKLYGIISWGDFPCGQPNRPGVYTRVSKYLRWIWETIRNTPKQRWTKDIQ